One Paraburkholderia aromaticivorans genomic region harbors:
- a CDS encoding P1 family peptidase, with protein sequence MNSTELQNAPHVGELPSGPLGTIADVQGVTVGHCSLDQGTVQTGVTVIRPHDGDPFLAKVPAAASVINGFGKSIGLVQVEELGTLETPIALTNTFGVAAVAQAQIRAAIRTNPRIGREWSTVNPLVFECNDGYLNDIQALAVTAQHFDDAHAAASADVASGSVGAGRGMSCFDMKGGIGNASRVVNVAGRSYTVGALVLANFGRLPMLTIDGAPLGRVLAERAAKAAIAAPSATSATKPEQGSIIMIVATDAPLDARQLKRLSLRAAAGLARTGSVYGHGSGDIALAFSTAYTVPHGADFITLPPLVADERLDPLFRACADSVEQAILDALWSAVSVTGRDAHQRLSLRDSVPDLAQLLNTTR encoded by the coding sequence ATGAATTCGACCGAGCTTCAGAACGCGCCGCATGTCGGGGAATTGCCAAGCGGTCCGCTCGGCACGATTGCTGATGTGCAAGGCGTGACGGTTGGACATTGCTCGCTCGATCAAGGCACCGTGCAAACCGGCGTGACCGTGATTCGTCCGCATGACGGCGATCCGTTTCTCGCGAAAGTGCCGGCGGCGGCGTCGGTGATCAACGGGTTCGGCAAAAGCATCGGGCTCGTGCAGGTCGAAGAACTCGGCACGCTGGAAACGCCGATCGCGTTGACCAATACGTTCGGCGTCGCCGCTGTCGCACAGGCGCAAATTCGCGCGGCCATTCGTACGAATCCGCGGATTGGGCGCGAGTGGTCGACGGTCAATCCGTTGGTGTTCGAATGCAATGACGGGTATCTGAACGATATCCAGGCACTGGCCGTCACCGCGCAGCATTTCGACGATGCGCATGCAGCGGCCAGCGCGGATGTCGCGAGTGGTTCGGTCGGCGCGGGGCGGGGCATGTCGTGCTTCGATATGAAGGGCGGCATCGGCAATGCGTCGCGCGTGGTTAATGTAGCGGGCCGTAGCTATACCGTCGGCGCACTCGTGCTGGCGAACTTCGGCCGGCTGCCGATGCTCACCATCGACGGCGCGCCGCTCGGCCGTGTGCTGGCCGAACGCGCGGCCAAGGCGGCGATAGCCGCACCATCGGCCACGTCTGCGACGAAGCCCGAGCAAGGCTCGATCATCATGATCGTCGCTACCGACGCGCCGCTCGACGCGCGCCAACTCAAGCGTCTGTCATTGCGCGCGGCAGCGGGACTCGCACGCACCGGTTCGGTGTACGGGCACGGCAGCGGCGATATCGCGCTCGCGTTTTCAACGGCCTATACCGTGCCGCATGGCGCCGACTTCATCACGCTTCCGCCGCTCGTCGCCGACGAGCGTCTCGATCCGCTTTTTCGCGCTTGCGCGGACAGCGTCGAGCAGGCAATTCTCGATGCCTTGTGGAGCGCCGTATCCGTAACCGGGCGCGACGCTCACCAGCGTCTATCGCTGCGTGACTCAGTGCCCGATCTCGCCCAACTACTCAACACGACTCGCTGA
- a CDS encoding amino acid permease, whose product MNSAQQQDGLKRGLKNRHIQLIALGGAIGTGLFLGSASVLQAAGPSMILGYAIGGVIAFMIMRQLGEMVAQEPVAGSFSHFAYKYWGDFPGFLSGWNYWVLYVLVSMAELTAVGTYVHYWWPGVPTWVSALVCFAGINAINLANVKAYGETEFWFAIIKVVAVIGMIVFGGYLLISGHGGPQASITNLWAHGGFFPHGFHGLFTMLAVIMFSFGGLELIGITAAEADQPQKSIPKAVNQVIYRILIFYICSLAVLLSLYPWNEVAAGGSPFVMIFSQIGSTLTANVLNVVVLTAALSVYNSGVYANSRMLYGLAEQGNAPRALMKVDRRGVPYMAIGLSALATFTCVIVNYLIPAEALGLLMALVVAALVLNWALISLTHLKSRKAMVAAGETLVFKSFWFPVSNWICLAFMALILVILAMTPGLSVSVWLVPAWLVVMWAGYVFKRRRAAVQGGARVAGR is encoded by the coding sequence TTGAATAGTGCACAGCAGCAAGACGGCCTGAAGCGCGGGCTCAAGAATCGGCATATCCAGCTCATCGCGCTGGGCGGCGCGATTGGCACCGGCTTGTTTCTCGGCTCCGCCAGCGTGTTGCAGGCAGCCGGACCGTCGATGATTCTCGGCTACGCGATCGGCGGCGTCATCGCCTTCATGATCATGCGGCAATTGGGCGAAATGGTAGCGCAGGAGCCGGTGGCCGGGTCGTTCAGCCACTTCGCGTATAAGTATTGGGGCGACTTTCCCGGTTTTCTGTCCGGCTGGAACTACTGGGTGCTGTACGTGCTCGTGAGTATGGCCGAGTTGACCGCCGTCGGCACCTATGTCCACTACTGGTGGCCCGGCGTGCCGACGTGGGTGTCGGCGCTGGTGTGTTTCGCCGGCATCAACGCGATCAATCTCGCCAACGTCAAGGCCTACGGCGAAACCGAGTTCTGGTTCGCGATCATCAAGGTCGTGGCGGTGATCGGCATGATCGTGTTCGGCGGCTATCTGCTGATCAGCGGCCACGGCGGCCCGCAAGCCTCGATCACCAACCTCTGGGCCCACGGCGGCTTTTTCCCGCACGGGTTCCACGGCCTGTTCACGATGCTCGCGGTCATCATGTTTTCATTCGGCGGGCTGGAGCTGATCGGCATTACGGCGGCAGAAGCCGACCAACCGCAAAAGAGCATTCCGAAGGCCGTGAATCAGGTGATCTACCGGATTCTGATTTTCTACATCTGCTCGCTGGCGGTGCTGCTGTCGTTGTACCCGTGGAATGAAGTGGCGGCCGGCGGCAGTCCGTTCGTGATGATCTTCTCGCAGATCGGTTCGACGCTGACCGCGAACGTCCTCAACGTGGTGGTGTTGACCGCCGCGCTGTCGGTGTACAACAGCGGCGTGTATGCGAATAGCCGCATGCTGTACGGCCTCGCGGAGCAGGGCAATGCGCCGCGTGCGCTGATGAAGGTCGACCGGCGCGGCGTGCCGTACATGGCGATTGGTTTGTCGGCGCTCGCGACGTTCACGTGTGTGATCGTCAACTACCTGATTCCGGCCGAAGCGCTTGGTTTGCTGATGGCGCTGGTGGTGGCCGCGCTGGTGCTGAACTGGGCGCTGATCAGCCTGACGCATCTCAAGTCGCGCAAGGCGATGGTCGCGGCGGGCGAGACGCTCGTGTTCAAGTCGTTCTGGTTCCCGGTCAGCAACTGGATCTGCCTCGCGTTCATGGCGCTGATCCTCGTGATTCTGGCGATGACGCCAGGGCTGTCGGTTTCGGTGTGGCTGGTGCCGGCGTGGCTGGTGGTGATGTGGGCCGGGTATGTGTTCAAGCGTCGGCGCGCGGCTGTGCAGGGTGGGGCGCGGGTGGCGGGGCGGTAA
- a CDS encoding undecaprenyl-diphosphate phosphatase yields the protein MDWLLACKALILGVVEGLTEFLPVSSTGHLIVAGSLLNFTDEHAKTFDVVIQLGAILAVCWEFRRRIGSVASGLPSRPDARRFTLNVIIATIPAIVLGLLFEKSIKAALFSPVPVAFALVAGGVVILWAEARQRAQGKTEARVQSVDDLSALDALKVGLAQCFALIPGMSRSGSTIIGGMLFGLDRRVATEFSFFLAIPIIFGATAYELYKDWHLLSVDALGTFAVGFVAAFVSAFACVRWLLRYIAAHDFTAFAWYRIGFGLLILLVGYSGALSWAD from the coding sequence ATGGACTGGCTATTGGCTTGCAAGGCGCTGATTCTGGGCGTCGTCGAGGGATTGACGGAGTTTTTGCCCGTGTCCAGCACCGGGCATTTGATCGTCGCGGGCAGTCTGCTGAACTTTACCGATGAGCACGCGAAAACCTTCGATGTCGTGATCCAGCTCGGCGCGATTCTCGCCGTGTGCTGGGAATTCCGCCGCCGCATCGGCAGTGTGGCGTCCGGTTTGCCGAGCCGGCCGGATGCGCGCCGCTTCACGCTGAACGTGATCATCGCCACAATTCCGGCGATCGTGCTCGGCTTGCTATTCGAGAAATCGATCAAAGCGGCGCTGTTCTCGCCGGTGCCGGTTGCGTTCGCGCTGGTGGCGGGCGGCGTCGTGATCCTGTGGGCGGAGGCGCGTCAGCGCGCGCAAGGCAAGACGGAAGCGCGCGTGCAAAGCGTGGACGACCTGAGCGCGCTGGACGCGCTGAAAGTCGGCCTCGCGCAATGTTTCGCGCTGATTCCGGGTATGTCGCGCTCGGGCTCGACGATCATCGGCGGGATGCTGTTCGGCCTCGACCGGCGCGTCGCCACGGAGTTTTCCTTCTTCCTCGCGATTCCGATCATTTTCGGCGCGACCGCTTACGAGTTGTACAAAGACTGGCACCTGCTTTCCGTCGACGCGCTCGGCACCTTCGCGGTCGGTTTCGTGGCGGCTTTCGTCAGTGCTTTTGCTTGCGTGCGCTGGTTGTTGCGCTATATCGCCGCGCACGATTTCACGGCGTTTGCGTGGTATCGCATCGGCTTCGGGCTGCTGATTTTGCTGGTTGGTTATAGCGGCGCGTTGAGCTGGGCGGATTGA
- the gsiD gene encoding glutathione ABC transporter permease GsiD — MSTTATGPTAADTVKAQPAIRTPWSEFWRKFRKQHVALGAGIFVLLLIAVAIVAPHIVPYDPENFFDYDALNAGPSAAHWFGVDSLGRDIFSRLLAGSRISLEAGFLSVAIGAVIGTFFGLLAGYYEGWWDRITMRVADVLFAFPGILLAIGVVAILGNGMINVICAVAIFSIPAFARLVRGNTLMLKQLTYIEAARSIGASDWTIIMRHILPGTISSVVVYFTMRIGTSIITAASLSFLGLGAQPPTPEWGAMLNEARADMVTAPHIALFPSLAIFLTVLAFNLLGDGLRDALDPKLDRS, encoded by the coding sequence ATGAGCACGACCGCCACCGGGCCGACTGCGGCCGACACCGTTAAAGCCCAACCCGCGATCCGCACGCCGTGGAGCGAGTTCTGGCGCAAATTCCGTAAGCAGCACGTGGCGCTCGGCGCCGGCATCTTCGTGCTGCTGTTGATTGCGGTCGCGATCGTCGCGCCGCATATCGTGCCGTACGACCCGGAGAATTTCTTCGACTACGACGCGTTGAACGCGGGGCCGTCCGCGGCGCACTGGTTCGGCGTGGATTCGCTGGGCCGCGATATTTTCAGCCGCCTTCTGGCGGGTTCGCGTATTTCGCTGGAGGCGGGCTTTCTGTCCGTTGCGATCGGCGCGGTGATCGGCACGTTCTTCGGCTTGCTGGCCGGCTACTACGAAGGCTGGTGGGATCGCATCACGATGCGAGTGGCCGACGTGCTGTTCGCCTTTCCCGGCATTCTGCTGGCGATCGGCGTAGTGGCGATTCTCGGCAACGGCATGATCAACGTGATCTGCGCGGTCGCGATCTTCAGTATTCCGGCGTTCGCGCGGCTCGTGCGCGGCAATACGCTGATGCTCAAGCAACTCACGTATATCGAGGCGGCGCGCAGCATCGGCGCGTCGGATTGGACGATCATCATGCGGCACATTCTGCCGGGGACGATTTCCTCGGTGGTGGTGTACTTCACGATGCGTATCGGCACCTCGATCATCACCGCGGCGAGCCTGTCGTTTCTCGGCCTCGGCGCGCAACCGCCGACGCCGGAGTGGGGCGCGATGCTCAATGAAGCGCGCGCCGACATGGTCACGGCACCCCATATCGCGCTGTTTCCGAGTCTGGCGATTTTCCTGACCGTGCTGGCGTTCAACCTGCTCGGCGACGGTTTGCGCGATGCGCTCGATCCGAAACTCGACCGGTCATGA
- the poxB gene encoding ubiquinone-dependent pyruvate dehydrogenase — MGKQTIADYLAKTLAAADIERIWGVTGDSLNGLSDSLQRLGSIRWMHTRHEEVAAFAAGADAAATGKLAVCAGSCGPGNLHLINGLYDCHRNHQPVLAIAAHIPSSEIGLGYFQETHPQELFKECSHYVELVTNPSQFPRVLARAMRTAIEERGVAVIVLPGDVALSEAPEETPAWAGTLERSTVVPSEADLDRLADLLNQAGGVTLLCGSGCAGAHDEVVAFADQLGAPTVHALRGKQYVEWDNPFDVGMTGLIGFSSGYHAMMSCDTLVMLGTDFPYRNFYPSHGNVVQIDRRGSALGKRVPLKLGLVGDVKATLQALMPRLKHKSDRRFLENARKHYANTRKDLDDLARPSDPGRAIHPQYLTSIVDKVANEDAVFSVDVGTPTLWAARYLTMNGKRTLHGSFNHGSMANAMPQALGAQAAEPGRQVISLSGDGGLSMLLGDLLTARQLNLPIKVVVFNNSVLGFVAMEMKAGGYLEAGTDLATTDFSAIARGAGIYGVRIELSENIEPALREAFAHPGPAVIDVVTAKHELAMPPKIQWAQAKGFSLYMLKAVLNGRGDEVVELATTNLR, encoded by the coding sequence ATGGGTAAGCAGACTATCGCGGATTATCTGGCCAAAACACTGGCGGCGGCAGACATCGAACGAATCTGGGGCGTGACGGGCGACAGCCTGAACGGCCTGTCGGATAGCTTGCAACGCCTGGGTTCGATTCGCTGGATGCACACGCGCCACGAAGAAGTGGCCGCCTTCGCCGCCGGCGCCGATGCCGCCGCGACCGGCAAGCTCGCCGTCTGCGCGGGCAGTTGCGGTCCCGGCAATCTGCACCTCATCAACGGCCTGTACGACTGTCACCGCAATCATCAACCTGTGCTCGCGATTGCCGCGCATATTCCGTCGTCGGAAATCGGCCTCGGCTACTTTCAGGAAACCCACCCGCAAGAGCTGTTCAAGGAGTGCAGTCACTACGTCGAACTCGTGACGAATCCGTCGCAGTTTCCGCGCGTGCTGGCGCGCGCCATGCGCACGGCGATCGAAGAGCGCGGCGTCGCCGTGATCGTGCTGCCGGGCGATGTCGCGTTGAGCGAAGCGCCCGAGGAAACGCCGGCCTGGGCCGGCACGCTGGAACGCTCGACGGTGGTGCCGTCCGAGGCGGACCTCGACCGGCTCGCCGATCTGCTCAACCAGGCGGGCGGCGTGACGCTGCTGTGCGGCAGCGGCTGCGCCGGCGCGCACGACGAAGTCGTCGCCTTCGCAGATCAACTCGGCGCGCCGACCGTGCATGCGCTGCGCGGCAAACAATACGTGGAGTGGGACAACCCGTTCGATGTCGGCATGACCGGGCTGATCGGCTTCAGCTCCGGCTATCACGCGATGATGTCGTGCGACACGCTCGTGATGCTCGGCACCGATTTCCCGTATCGCAACTTCTATCCGTCGCACGGCAACGTGGTGCAGATCGACCGGCGCGGCTCGGCGCTCGGCAAACGCGTGCCGTTGAAGCTCGGTCTGGTCGGCGACGTGAAGGCGACCTTGCAGGCGCTGATGCCGCGGCTCAAGCACAAGAGCGACCGACGCTTCCTGGAGAATGCGCGCAAGCACTACGCGAACACGCGCAAAGACCTCGACGACCTCGCGCGGCCTTCCGATCCGGGGCGCGCGATTCATCCGCAATACCTCACCAGCATTGTCGACAAGGTCGCCAACGAAGATGCGGTGTTCTCCGTCGACGTCGGCACGCCGACGCTCTGGGCCGCGCGTTATCTGACGATGAACGGCAAGCGCACGCTGCACGGTTCGTTCAACCACGGCTCGATGGCCAATGCGATGCCGCAGGCCTTGGGCGCGCAGGCGGCCGAGCCGGGCCGCCAGGTGATTTCGCTATCGGGCGACGGCGGCCTGTCGATGCTGCTCGGCGATCTACTTACTGCGCGTCAGCTCAATCTGCCGATCAAGGTCGTGGTGTTCAACAATAGCGTGCTCGGCTTCGTCGCGATGGAGATGAAGGCGGGCGGTTATCTGGAGGCCGGCACCGATCTGGCGACGACCGATTTTTCGGCGATCGCGCGAGGCGCGGGAATATACGGTGTCCGAATCGAACTGTCGGAGAATATCGAACCGGCATTGCGCGAGGCGTTTGCGCATCCGGGTCCGGCCGTGATCGACGTGGTGACCGCGAAACACGAACTCGCGATGCCGCCGAAGATCCAGTGGGCGCAGGCCAAGGGCTTCAGCCTGTATATGCTGAAGGCAGTGCTGAATGGTCGCGGGGATGAGGTCGTTGAACTGGCGACTACGAATCTGCGCTGA
- a CDS encoding M55 family metallopeptidase, giving the protein MKVLISADIEGIAGVFHPEQTRTGNGEYEAARRWMTLEANAAIEGAFAGGATQVWVNDSHGGFRNLLPDLLDARAQIVLGKPRTLGMMAGLEYGAALVFMIGYHAMSQTRGILAHTINSFAFARVSLNGVEVGEAGVYGALAEEYGAQVALLSGDDVFAEETAPRFLGARFVVTKSATGHASGVTQSPASARAAIETAAREVVQQHLAKGHARESTRAEAKPVECELRVQTSALADLFCQWPTLTRVDAVTLRFGAASAEHAVRMLNCLSAMSFMLR; this is encoded by the coding sequence ATGAAAGTCCTCATTTCCGCCGACATCGAAGGCATTGCCGGCGTGTTTCATCCTGAGCAGACGCGTACGGGTAACGGCGAATACGAAGCCGCACGCCGCTGGATGACGCTCGAAGCCAACGCCGCGATTGAAGGTGCATTCGCCGGCGGCGCGACACAGGTTTGGGTCAACGACTCGCATGGCGGCTTTCGCAATCTGCTGCCCGACCTGCTCGACGCGCGCGCCCAGATCGTGCTCGGCAAGCCGCGCACATTGGGCATGATGGCCGGGCTCGAATACGGCGCGGCGCTGGTCTTCATGATCGGCTATCACGCCATGTCGCAAACGCGCGGCATCCTCGCACACACGATCAACAGCTTTGCCTTCGCACGCGTGTCACTGAACGGCGTCGAGGTCGGCGAGGCGGGCGTCTATGGCGCGCTGGCGGAAGAATATGGCGCACAGGTCGCGCTTTTATCTGGCGACGACGTCTTCGCCGAAGAAACCGCGCCGCGTTTCCTAGGCGCGCGTTTTGTCGTCACCAAGAGCGCGACGGGGCATGCGAGCGGCGTCACGCAATCGCCGGCAAGCGCGCGCGCCGCGATCGAAACCGCCGCGCGTGAAGTGGTTCAGCAGCATCTCGCCAAGGGACACGCGCGGGAATCCACCCGCGCCGAAGCGAAGCCGGTCGAATGCGAACTGCGCGTGCAAACCAGCGCGCTTGCGGATCTTTTCTGCCAGTGGCCGACGCTCACACGCGTCGACGCGGTCACGCTGCGCTTTGGCGCGGCGTCGGCGGAACATGCGGTGCGCATGTTGAATTGCCTGTCGGCGATGTCGTTCATGTTGCGCTGA
- the hemN gene encoding oxygen-independent coproporphyrinogen III oxidase has protein sequence MSIASTLFRPDLLAKYSANGPRYTSYPTALQFRDDFDPADYLRAAADPGASATDLSLYFHIPFCDTVCFYCGCNKVATKNRTHARPYLDRLKREMALQATCFDTRRPVSQLHWGGGTPTFLSHDETAELMAVTREHFTLLPDTEAEYSIEVDPREASPDTIAHLRKLGFNRLSLGVQDFDPVVQQAINRILPLEMTSSVMQAARDTGFHSIGVDLIYGLPHQTVESFSRTLDTMLALAPDRLSVFAYAHMPQLFKMQRQMDPATLPSPEVRLAILQRVVERLTGAGYVYIGMDHFALPTDELARAQAKRTLHRNFQGYSTRAECDLIGFGASSIGKVGDVYAQNVKDLPGYAATIDAGTLAIARGVRLTADDRLRRDVITQLMCNLELRFDEFEAAYGIRFAETFEPELKRLRGFEQDGLVSLEVGKLEVRMAGRMLVRNIAMVFDRYLGQQTLERFSRTV, from the coding sequence ATGTCCATCGCCAGCACGCTGTTCCGCCCTGACCTGCTCGCCAAATACAGTGCGAACGGCCCACGGTATACGTCCTATCCGACCGCCCTGCAGTTCCGCGACGACTTCGATCCCGCCGACTATTTACGCGCCGCCGCCGACCCAGGCGCGTCGGCCACGGATCTCTCGCTGTACTTCCACATTCCCTTTTGCGACACCGTGTGTTTCTACTGCGGCTGCAACAAGGTCGCCACCAAAAATCGCACCCATGCGCGTCCGTACCTCGATCGGTTGAAGCGCGAAATGGCGTTGCAGGCGACCTGTTTCGACACGCGGCGTCCGGTATCGCAATTGCATTGGGGCGGCGGCACGCCGACTTTTCTGTCGCACGACGAAACGGCCGAGCTGATGGCCGTCACGCGCGAGCACTTCACGCTGCTGCCCGACACCGAAGCCGAATATTCAATCGAAGTCGATCCGCGCGAGGCGTCGCCCGATACCATCGCGCATCTGCGTAAGCTGGGTTTCAATCGGCTGAGCCTCGGCGTGCAGGACTTCGATCCGGTCGTGCAGCAGGCGATCAACCGCATTCTGCCGCTCGAGATGACCTCGTCGGTCATGCAGGCCGCGCGCGACACCGGCTTTCACTCGATCGGTGTCGACCTGATTTACGGGCTGCCGCATCAAACGGTCGAGAGCTTCAGTCGCACGCTCGACACGATGCTCGCGCTCGCGCCCGATCGTCTCTCCGTATTCGCCTATGCGCACATGCCGCAGCTCTTCAAGATGCAACGTCAGATGGACCCCGCCACGCTGCCTTCACCTGAAGTGCGACTCGCGATCCTGCAGCGCGTGGTCGAACGTCTGACGGGCGCGGGCTATGTGTACATCGGCATGGATCACTTCGCGCTGCCCACTGACGAACTCGCGCGCGCGCAAGCGAAGCGCACCTTGCACCGCAATTTCCAGGGCTACAGCACACGGGCGGAATGCGATCTGATCGGCTTCGGCGCATCGTCGATCGGCAAGGTCGGCGACGTGTACGCGCAGAACGTCAAGGATCTGCCGGGCTATGCCGCGACGATCGATGCGGGCACGCTCGCCATCGCACGCGGCGTACGCCTCACCGCCGATGACCGTCTGCGCCGCGACGTGATCACGCAACTGATGTGCAACCTCGAATTGCGCTTCGACGAATTCGAAGCGGCTTACGGCATCCGCTTCGCCGAGACGTTCGAGCCGGAGCTGAAGCGTTTGCGCGGCTTCGAGCAGGACGGGCTGGTGTCGCTCGAAGTGGGCAAGCTCGAAGTGCGGATGGCCGGACGTATGCTCGTGCGCAACATCGCGATGGTGTTCGACCGGTATCTCGGCCAGCAGACACTCGAACGATTTTCCCGTACGGTTTGA
- a CDS encoding DUF1439 domain-containing protein, translating into MTRPAAPARRRFMLAALTGCSALGITVSLSACATSTFPFIPSHYTFSQQQVQDAVQRKFPYQRTVSQVFEVALTHPVVGLLPDANRVSVKLDARLVSPFMPQPVDGVFTLSSELAYDAASKSVVLKAPNVDNVSVSGQAQAYTQQINAAAAVLATQLLTNYPIYTFKPEQLQFAGVNYEPGTITILTNGIRVQIVEK; encoded by the coding sequence ATGACTCGACCCGCTGCGCCGGCCCGGCGCCGCTTCATGCTTGCCGCGCTGACAGGCTGTAGCGCGCTCGGCATTACCGTTTCGCTCTCGGCCTGCGCAACCTCGACTTTTCCGTTCATCCCCTCGCATTACACGTTCTCGCAGCAGCAGGTGCAGGACGCGGTGCAGCGCAAATTCCCGTATCAGCGCACGGTCTCCCAAGTGTTCGAGGTCGCGCTGACTCACCCCGTGGTCGGTTTGCTGCCGGACGCGAACCGCGTCTCGGTGAAGCTCGACGCGCGTCTCGTGAGCCCCTTCATGCCGCAGCCGGTGGACGGCGTGTTCACGCTGTCGAGCGAATTAGCCTACGACGCCGCCAGCAAATCGGTCGTGCTCAAGGCGCCGAACGTCGACAACGTCAGCGTGAGCGGGCAGGCCCAGGCCTATACGCAGCAGATCAATGCGGCGGCGGCGGTGCTCGCCACGCAGTTGCTGACCAACTATCCCATCTACACCTTCAAGCCCGAACAACTGCAATTTGCCGGAGTGAATTACGAACCCGGTACAATCACCATCCTTACAAACGGCATACGCGTGCAAATCGTCGAAAAATGA
- a CDS encoding alpha/beta fold hydrolase: MSPKRLLCAAAVCLCFTGATALAQTTAPAATPAPAPTMAPSMAPAAEPADESGTEASAPEAPAPAAPAAPPAKAAATPPPAAPLTGPVRNVVLVHGAFVDGSSWNGVVAKLQQKGYHVSSVQNPLTSLADDVAATRRVLARQNGPTILVGHSWGGVVITEAGANAPNVAGLVYIAAIAPDLHESTMDLMKRAAPAPGGASIMKDSSGFLWLDRTKYHADFAADVPENLTRVLATAQVPIAATAFNETVSQVAWKEKPSWYVLTMRDRALSPDVEKFMANRMGAKIVPMASSHLAPVSHAGAIADVIDRAARELSRQQ, encoded by the coding sequence ATGTCGCCCAAACGTCTGCTTTGCGCCGCTGCTGTGTGTCTCTGCTTCACGGGGGCCACCGCGCTCGCCCAAACCACCGCGCCCGCCGCGACGCCGGCGCCGGCGCCCACCATGGCGCCGAGCATGGCGCCCGCTGCCGAGCCGGCCGACGAGTCGGGCACGGAGGCGAGCGCGCCCGAAGCGCCGGCGCCTGCAGCGCCCGCCGCACCGCCCGCCAAGGCCGCCGCCACGCCGCCGCCCGCGGCGCCCTTGACCGGCCCGGTGCGCAACGTCGTGCTGGTGCACGGCGCGTTCGTCGACGGATCGAGCTGGAACGGCGTGGTCGCCAAATTGCAGCAGAAGGGCTATCACGTGAGCTCGGTGCAGAATCCACTCACCTCCCTCGCCGACGATGTCGCCGCGACCCGCCGCGTCCTCGCGCGTCAGAACGGCCCGACCATTCTGGTGGGGCATTCGTGGGGCGGCGTCGTGATCACCGAGGCGGGCGCGAACGCGCCGAACGTCGCCGGCCTCGTGTATATCGCTGCAATCGCGCCGGACCTGCACGAGTCGACCATGGATCTGATGAAGCGCGCCGCGCCGGCGCCCGGGGGCGCCAGCATCATGAAGGATTCGAGCGGCTTCCTCTGGCTCGATCGCACGAAATACCACGCCGACTTCGCTGCGGATGTCCCCGAGAATCTGACGCGCGTGCTGGCCACCGCGCAGGTGCCGATCGCCGCGACCGCCTTCAATGAAACGGTCAGCCAGGTCGCCTGGAAAGAAAAGCCATCGTGGTACGTGCTCACGATGCGCGACCGGGCGTTGTCGCCGGATGTCGAAAAATTCATGGCCAACCGGATGGGCGCCAAGATCGTGCCGATGGCGTCGAGCCACCTGGCGCCCGTGTCGCACGCGGGCGCGATCGCCGACGTGATTGATCGCGCCGCGCGTGAACTGAGCCGGCAGCAGTAA
- a CDS encoding YkgJ family cysteine cluster protein yields MSDVPNSAVKPESPFHVAGHACRPDCGACCIAPSISSPIPGMPNGKPAGVRCAQLGDDLRCAIFGQPERPACCSGLQPQMEMCGTNRGEALAWLTQLETQTQPHAQPVARP; encoded by the coding sequence GTGAGTGATGTGCCGAATAGCGCCGTGAAGCCCGAGTCTCCGTTCCACGTGGCCGGTCACGCGTGCCGCCCCGATTGCGGCGCGTGTTGTATTGCGCCGTCGATTTCGAGTCCCATTCCGGGCATGCCGAACGGCAAGCCGGCGGGCGTGCGCTGCGCGCAGCTCGGCGACGATCTGCGCTGCGCGATCTTCGGTCAGCCTGAGCGGCCGGCATGCTGTTCCGGTCTGCAACCGCAGATGGAAATGTGCGGCACGAACCGCGGCGAGGCGCTCGCGTGGCTTACGCAGCTTGAGACGCAAACTCAACCGCACGCACAACCGGTGGCTCGTCCTTAA